ACCGAAGATCGCGCTCGCCGGATACTCGTTCGGCGCGGACCTGGCTCCCTGGATCGCCGGTGCTCCCGGCGCCGATCCGAGAATCGGCGCGCTCGTCATGATCGGGCCCGACAAGACCGGCAGCCTGGAGTTCCGGCTCTCGGAGCTCCTCGGCCTGTCGTCGTCGAAGAACCACGTCTTCGACACGGCGGGCGCGCTCGCGGACGCATCGTCGGTTCCGGTCCTCTTCGTCCACGGCGGCTCGGACGACGAATCCGACGCACCCGAGCTCGCGGCGGGCTTCAAGGGCGTCAAGGAGCTCGTCGTCGTCCCGAAGGCCACTCACCACTTCAGCGGACACGAGGCCGAGCTGAAGCAGGCGGTCCTCGACGGCCTGAAGCGGCTCCTGGCGCGATGACGTCGACCGTCGAGGCGGCCCCACGGGCTCGAGGCGCCCTCGCGCGCCTGCTCCCCGCCGCGCGCGCCGCGTGGCCGTGGATCCTCCTCGCGGCGGTCGCGATCGTCGGGTGGAAGGAGCTGCGGCAGGTCGATCTCGTCCAGGTCCGTACGCTGCTCCGCGCGACCGACGCCACGCGAATCTTCGTCATCTTGCTCGCGACCGCGGCGAACTTGGCGCTCGCGGGCGCGTACGACGTGATCGCGCTCGGCCCGCCCGAGCGATCACCCGCGCTCTCGCGGCGATTCTCGGTCGGCGTCGTGGCGTTCGCGTGGAGCAACTTCCTCACGATCGGTCCCCTGGCCGGTCCGGCTCTCCGTGTCTGGCTCTATGGATCGATGGGCGTGGCCCTGGACCGGGGGAGGCGTGCGCTCGTCATCGTTTTCGCGGCGTTCACCTGCGGCCTCCTCGCCTGGTGCGCTGCGGTCGCGCTCCCGCTGCCCGGCGCGCTCGACGCCCCGGCGGTGCGGACGTTCCTCGCGGCGGGACTCTGCATCGCGCTGGCGCTCGCCGCGGCGCGGCTCCCGGCGCTCTGGCCGGGCGAGCTCCAGAGAACGCGGCGGCTGGGGGCGCTCGGTCTCGCCGCCGTCGCCTTCGCGGATTGGCTCCTCGCATGGCTCGTCTTCCACGCGGCGATCAAGACCCAGGTGCCGTCGATCGGAGCGGCCGCCTCACTCCCCACCTTCTTCTTCGGACAGCTCGTCGGTCTCGCGAGCCTCGTCCCCGGCGGGCTCGGATCTGCGGACCTGTTCTGGGGTGCGCGCCTCTCGGCGATGGCGGGGAGCCACGACCAGATCGCGGCGGCGCTCGTCCTCTACCGCTCGGTCTATTACGTCCTGCCGTTCCTCTTCGCGAGCCTCGTCCTCGCGGGGCGTCTGGTCTCGGCGGGACGGCGCACGGCGGCGATCGTGAGGACCGGCCTCGCCTCGTATGCGTTCCTCTGCGGTGCGGTGCTCCTCGCCTCGGCCGCTTCCCCGTCGCTGGCCGACCGCTCCCGGTGGCTCCAGCAGACGGTGCCGCTGATCCTGGTCGAGATCTCGCACGGCACCTCGATCGCCCTCGGATTCCTCCTCATCGTCATGAGCCGCGGCCTCGCGCGCGGGTACCGCTCGAGCCATCGCATCTCGGTGGCCCTCTTCCTCGCCGCCGCGCTCACGACGTTTCTCAAAGGGCTAGACTACGAGGAAGCG
The Candidatus Polarisedimenticolaceae bacterium DNA segment above includes these coding regions:
- a CDS encoding AcvB/VirJ family lysyl-phosphatidylglycerol hydrolase, with the protein product MLAAILLAAASHVTVATSRGDQSLAVYAPADGAPKRAGRLVVVLSGEGGWRAFDVQLAEWLAADGYWVGGIDCLHYFMSAQDDRAVLAKDVARFADALVAAAGAPEKPKIALAGYSFGADLAPWIAGAPGADPRIGALVMIGPDKTGSLEFRLSELLGLSSSKNHVFDTAGALADASSVPVLFVHGGSDDESDAPELAAGFKGVKELVVVPKATHHFSGHEAELKQAVLDGLKRLLAR